The DNA window AGCTTCCGTAGGTGGTCGGCGTGGCGGATAGTGTCCCAGCCGGCGTTGGACGTAATGGCGTCGGGTGCGTCGGGAACGAGCGTTACCTGCGCAGGTTTTACACGTTTTACCAGTTCGATAAACCGGTCGTCGGGATTACCCTCGATGTTAAATTCCGTAGTCAGCACCGGGCTAAGGTCCAGCACATCCTGGTAGCGGATGTGCCGCTCGTCGGGGCGGGGGTGAACCGTGATACCCTGTGCGCCGAAGCGTTCGCAATCGAGCGCGACTTTTACCAGATCGGGGTTATTGCCGCCACGAGCGTTGCGGATCGTAGCAATCTTATTGATATTAACAGACAGACGGGTCATCGGTGCCTAAAGAGCGAAAGAGTGAATGAGTGAAAGAGCGATTCTTACAAAAGGCCCTGCCTGTTTTGTAACTTTGCGGAAATAATGAAGGTTCAGAATGAAGGAGCGCATTTGTTGGTAGCCGCTTCAACGCGGCTGTAAATCGCTCTTTCACTCATTCACTCTTTCGCTCTTTAACAATGTCTCTCAAACAACAAATCGACGCCGATATTAAGCAGGCCATGCTGGCTAAAGATCAGGACAAGTTGCGCGCACTGCGGGCCGTAAAATCCATGATTCTGCTTGAAGAAACTAAAGAAGGCCAATCTGGCGACCTGAAACCAGAAGACGAAACCCGGATTCTAACCAAAGCCGTGAAGCAGCGGAAAGATTCGGCCGACATCTACCGGCAGCAAAACCGCGCCGACCTGCTCAGCGTGGAAGAAGCCGAAATCGCGGTGATCGAGCAGTACCTGCCCAAGCAACTGTCGGAAGACGAGCTGAAGGCCAAATTACAGGCCATTATCACCCGCGTCGGTGCGTCGGCCCCGTCGGATATGGGTAAGGTGATGGGCGCTGCCACGAAAGAGCTGGCCGGTCAGGCCGATGGTAAGGCGATCTCTGCGGCCGTAAAAAGTCTTTTAAATTAAAGAGCGAAAGAATGAAAGAGTGAAAGAGCGAATGCGCTGGAAGTCACTCTTTCGCTCTTTCGCTCTTTCACTCTTTGACAGTTGACAACGCTCGACCTACTAATGCTGATTCCCCTCGCGTGGGGTGTGTTCAACGGCTATCGGAAAGGGTTGCTGGTGGAGGTCGTGGCCGTTATTGCGTTTATCGTGGCCATGATTGTCGGGTTCAAGTTTCTGGCGTTTGGTATCGAACTACTCAGCCCGTATATCAGCCGTGAAATGGCCCGGCGACTGCTGCCGTGGCTGGGTTTCTCCGTCATCTTCTTTCCTACCGTGTATATGGTCAATCAGATGGGCTTTGCGCTGCGTCGGTCGATCAAGTTTTCGGTACTGGGCACGTTCGACAGCGTAGCCGGGGCCGCAGTTGGCTTCTTTACGTGGCTGTTTGGAATTAGTGTGATCCTCTGGCTGTTAAGCTATATGAACGTAAAACTTCCGCCCCGCCACGTCGACGGTGCGTTGCTTTACCCGTACGTCCGGCCAATTGCCCCCCTCGTCATGGAACGGGCCGCCGTATGGGTACCAAAGGGCCTCGACGCCGGGAAAAAGTGGAAGGCAGAAAATATAAAGAGCGAAAGAGCAGAAGAGTGAAAGAGCGATTATCCAGCGCAATCACTCTTTCGCTCTCTCACTCTTTCGCTCTTTAACACATGAAACAGGATATTCGCAAGCAAACCGTACCGCAACTGACTGACTGGCTTAAGCAGCATGGCGAGCAGGGATTTCGGGCCAAACAGATTCACGAGTGGCTCTGGAAAAAGTCAGCGCAGTCGTTTGAGCAGATGAGCAATCTGTCGGTGCAGACGCGCGCGCTGCTAGCTGAGCATTTCGAGATTCGGTCCCTGTCGGTGCATCAGGAGCAGCGCAGCAACGACGGTACGATCAAATCGTCGTTTCAGCTGTACGATGGAAATCTGGTTGAGGGTGTGTTGATACCGGCGCTGCGCCACGACGACCAGGATCGCATGACCGCCTGCGTGTCGAGTCAGGTAGGATGCTCGCTGACGTGTAAGTTCTGCGCTACGGGCTACATGGACCGCAAGCGAAACCTCGATGCCGCCGAGATCTACGATCAGGTAGTAGCGATCGATCGACAGGCCAAACAGAATTACGACGTGCCGCTGTCGAACATCGTATATATGGGCATGGGCGAGCCACTGCTCAACTACAAAAACGTGCTGGAATCCGTCGACCGGATTACCTCGCCGACGGGGCTGGGCATGTCGCCGAAGCGAATTACGGTGTCGACGGCGGGTATTGCCAAGATGATCCGGCAGCTGGGTGATGATCAGGTGAAATTCAATCTGGCCCTGTCGCTGCACGCAGCCAACGACACCAAGCGCGACACCATTATGCCCATCAACGAAAGCAATACGCTGGAAGCATTGGGCGACGCGCTGAGTTATTTCTACCAGAAAACCGGCACCCGCATCACGTTCGAGTACATCCTGTTCTACAATTTCAACGACACGCTACAGGACGCGCAGGAACTGTGGCGGTTTACGAAGCGCGTACCGGCGAAGGTGAACATCATCGAATACAACCCGATCGCCGAAGCCAATTTCAAAAGTACGGACCCCCAGACGCTCGATAAATTCGCCGGTTATCTGGATAGTAAGGGTGTGATTGTAAACGTTCGCCGGAGCCGGGGTAAGGATATCGACGCGGCCTGTGGTCAACTGGCAGGTAAAGAGAAGGGCACCGTAAAACAGACTGTCTGAGCTGGTCGCTCTAACGCGCCGGGTGCCTTTACCGAATCGACGGATCAATAAAACGTTACGTGCCTTTGCTGTAAGTACAAGAGCCGTAACACATTGCGTCAGTACTTAATATTGGGGTAATATCGCTCTCCTTCGTTTGCCGTACTTTTGCGGCATCTAAGCCGACGAATTCGTTGTTGGCTGTTACACGAAGCTCACCCACCCAATGTTTGGATTAGAAACGGACGTTTTTATCCTCCTCTTCATCAGTCTTTTTGCTGCCTGCGCGTTTGAATTCGTCAACGGGTTTCACGACACGGCCAACGCTGTAGCCACCGTTATTTACACTAATTCGCTGAAGCCAACCGTGGCCGTCGTCTGGTCGGGTATCTGCAACTTTGCCGGGGTACTGCTGGGCGGTATCGGCGTCGCGATGGGTATTGTCAACCTGCTGCCCGTCGAACTGCTGGTCGATCAGAACGTATATCACAGCGTTGCAATGGTCATGGCCCTGCTGCTTAGCGCCATTATCTGGAACGTCGGTACGTGGTACTTTGGCCTGCCTAGTTCCAGCTCACACACACTCATCGGTTCTATTTTGGGCGTCGGCCTAGCGTTCTCGACCATGCCGGAAAATACGGAAGGCGGTTCAGCTGTCAACTGGGAGAAAGCCATCGAAACGGGTGAGGCATTACTGCTGTCGCCCCTGCTGGGTTTCAGCCTAGTTATTGTGCTGATGTTTCTGATCCGCAAGATCGTACCGGAAGAAACGAAAGATCAGCTGTTCAAAGAGCCGAAGAAAAACACCCCGCCACCGTCCTGGATTCGGGGTATTCTGGTTGCTACCTGTTCGCTGGTTAGCTTCTTCCACGGCAGCAACGACGGTCAGAAGGGTGTGGGCCTGATTATGCTGATTCTGATCGGTATCGTACCGTTTCAATTCGCCGTCAATCCCAACATTGATCCCAAACTGCTGCAAAGCAATATCACCGGTATCGAACAGACAATTGCCGCACTGAACCCTGCTCAGCTATCGTCGGTAAACCGGGAAAGGCTGGCGGAGACGAAGCAGGAGCTGGCTAATCTGAGAACACTCGTTGCCAGTTCACAAACGACCAACAACCAGATTTCGAAGGAAAAACGGCTCAACGTTCGGCGCGATCTGTTGCTGATCAACAGCCACATGAGCAAGATCTCGGTTGATGAGGGCGCCAATCTAAGCCCGAATCAGATGAAAATGCTGCGCGACAGTCTGGGCGAAGAAAAGGGCATTCGTCGCTTTACTGACTACGCTCCTTTGTGGGTAATCTTTATGGTGGCGCTGTCGCTGGGTCTGGGTACGATGATCGGCTGGCGCCGGATCGTAGTGACGGTGGGCGAGAAAATTGGTAAGCAGCACCTGACCTACGCACAGGGCGCATCTGCCGAGCTGGTCGCTGCGCTGATGATCGCGCTGTCGTCGTGGCGGCACCTGCCCGTCAGTACTACCCACATCCTGTCGTCGGGTATTGCGGGTAGTATGGTTGCTAACAAGGGTGTTAAAAACCTGCAATTCGGTACCGTCCGCAACATTGCCCTCGCCTGGGTCCTGACGCTCCCCGTCTCGATCCTGCTCTCCTTCACCCTCTACACTGTCTTCCGTTGGCTGATCTAAAGGGTTTACGGTTTTCAGTATACGGTTTACGGTGAAAATTCGGTACAGCCGGTGGCCGTAAACCGTACACTGAAAACCGTAAACCTCTCCTTTCACTTGACCCACTCCGGCGTGTCTTGCTCGATGGCGTGGCGGACTTTAGCAACGATGTCATCGACGGTGTCGTCGGGGCTGATTTGTAATGGAGCTTTAAAACGCACTGTCAGCAGTGTGTTTCTTTTTTTTAAGCGTAGTCCTTTTTTGTCGAACGCCCGGCGGAATCCATTGATTACGACCGGAATCACGATTGGGTCGAGGTTTTTGACCAGGTGTCCCGTGCCCTTGCGAACGGGGGCATACGACTTGGTTGTCCCCTGCGGAAAACTCACGACCCAGCCGTGTTGAAGTGCCGTGGCAATCTTGTCATTGGCCGACGTATCGACTTCCCGCTTTACATCACGTCCATCGGCCCGCCATGACCGTTCGATGGTTAGTGCCCCGGCCTGCCCCAGAATACGCGGCAGTAAGCCCTGATTCATTGTCTCGGCAGCAGCTACATAGTATTGCCGGGCGCGTGGCCCCAACAGGTACATGGGCGGCAGCAGCGTGTTTTTGAACCCCCATTTTACCGCGCAGAAAATCTGAAAAAAGGCGATCACATCAGCGAAATAGGTCTGGTGATTCGATAAAAACAGGACGTTGTTGATCGGCAGATTTTCCAGATGCTCCGTTCCTTCGATCTGAATCCGGTTGACGACCGTGTAGCGCCCATACGTAACCCAACCGACTATACCGATAATCATCCGGCGCAGTAGTAGCGAGTTGCCGAACGGATCGCGCTCAAACAAACCCAGCACATCAAGTGGCATCAGGAAGCGAGGTAGGAAGCTGAATTTCGTCGGCTTGATGTAGTGCATAGACCGGTCAGTGTCGGAGTTACCTAGTAAAGATAAAAAAGTGGGCAATGTTTTCGGGAAAAAGTCCAAAGCCCGAACTGACAAATAAACAGGATGCCCTGTCAGTATGCAACCAACCGCCTGGTTGCGGGGTAACAGGGCGCAATGGAACAGGCATAAAAAAAGTTTTTCCGCCCCATTAATCTTTCCGCAGGTACTGCTGTCAAACCGGCAGATTACACAAAAACGCAGAAGGCCTATCGGTGACACTTTACACAATCAGTTTCCATTCACTACACTTTTTTACGTATTACCATGAAACGAATTGTGCTTGCTGGTCTCGCTGCGTTGGGTGTGTTTATTGGATCGTCGGCTTCTGCACAGGTGCAGGTCGGCGTCCGGGGCGGTGCCAACTGGGGCTTCACCTCGAACCCCGGCTATCTGGGCGCGCTGACGTCGTCGTTTCACCCCTCGCCCGGCCCAACGGGAGCCGTTTTCCTCGATATTCCGCTGAGTGATGTTGTCTCGTTCCGGCCGGAAGTAGCGTACGTT is part of the Spirosoma rhododendri genome and encodes:
- a CDS encoding GatB/YqeY domain-containing protein, translating into MSLKQQIDADIKQAMLAKDQDKLRALRAVKSMILLEETKEGQSGDLKPEDETRILTKAVKQRKDSADIYRQQNRADLLSVEEAEIAVIEQYLPKQLSEDELKAKLQAIITRVGASAPSDMGKVMGAATKELAGQADGKAISAAVKSLLN
- a CDS encoding CvpA family protein, with amino-acid sequence MLIPLAWGVFNGYRKGLLVEVVAVIAFIVAMIVGFKFLAFGIELLSPYISREMARRLLPWLGFSVIFFPTVYMVNQMGFALRRSIKFSVLGTFDSVAGAAVGFFTWLFGISVILWLLSYMNVKLPPRHVDGALLYPYVRPIAPLVMERAAVWVPKGLDAGKKWKAENIKSERAEE
- the rlmN gene encoding 23S rRNA (adenine(2503)-C(2))-methyltransferase RlmN yields the protein MKQDIRKQTVPQLTDWLKQHGEQGFRAKQIHEWLWKKSAQSFEQMSNLSVQTRALLAEHFEIRSLSVHQEQRSNDGTIKSSFQLYDGNLVEGVLIPALRHDDQDRMTACVSSQVGCSLTCKFCATGYMDRKRNLDAAEIYDQVVAIDRQAKQNYDVPLSNIVYMGMGEPLLNYKNVLESVDRITSPTGLGMSPKRITVSTAGIAKMIRQLGDDQVKFNLALSLHAANDTKRDTIMPINESNTLEALGDALSYFYQKTGTRITFEYILFYNFNDTLQDAQELWRFTKRVPAKVNIIEYNPIAEANFKSTDPQTLDKFAGYLDSKGVIVNVRRSRGKDIDAACGQLAGKEKGTVKQTV
- a CDS encoding inorganic phosphate transporter translates to MFGLETDVFILLFISLFAACAFEFVNGFHDTANAVATVIYTNSLKPTVAVVWSGICNFAGVLLGGIGVAMGIVNLLPVELLVDQNVYHSVAMVMALLLSAIIWNVGTWYFGLPSSSSHTLIGSILGVGLAFSTMPENTEGGSAVNWEKAIETGEALLLSPLLGFSLVIVLMFLIRKIVPEETKDQLFKEPKKNTPPPSWIRGILVATCSLVSFFHGSNDGQKGVGLIMLILIGIVPFQFAVNPNIDPKLLQSNITGIEQTIAALNPAQLSSVNRERLAETKQELANLRTLVASSQTTNNQISKEKRLNVRRDLLLINSHMSKISVDEGANLSPNQMKMLRDSLGEEKGIRRFTDYAPLWVIFMVALSLGLGTMIGWRRIVVTVGEKIGKQHLTYAQGASAELVAALMIALSSWRHLPVSTTHILSSGIAGSMVANKGVKNLQFGTVRNIALAWVLTLPVSILLSFTLYTVFRWLI
- a CDS encoding lysophospholipid acyltransferase family protein, which gives rise to MHYIKPTKFSFLPRFLMPLDVLGLFERDPFGNSLLLRRMIIGIVGWVTYGRYTVVNRIQIEGTEHLENLPINNVLFLSNHQTYFADVIAFFQIFCAVKWGFKNTLLPPMYLLGPRARQYYVAAAETMNQGLLPRILGQAGALTIERSWRADGRDVKREVDTSANDKIATALQHGWVVSFPQGTTKSYAPVRKGTGHLVKNLDPIVIPVVINGFRRAFDKKGLRLKKRNTLLTVRFKAPLQISPDDTVDDIVAKVRHAIEQDTPEWVK